A part of Myxococcus fulvus genomic DNA contains:
- a CDS encoding sigma 54-interacting transcriptional regulator — protein sequence MSPTLADVSTAAMPQRGGGPQGPRLVPALTLVSHPVPARVGERLRMDALVAGREVALSRNAPDFTRPGSVLGQPLNDPFISRKPLTLAPGSKPGSVRLTCTEGGERVVIAGSALEGTWELSEAELLQGVPLELGGRVVVLLHLMDAADDSATGDALGMVGESTGVRRLRRHIERVADLDVPVLIRGETGTGKERVAQAIHQRSRRREGRFLSVNLGAIPKELAAAELFGTQKGAYTGAAQSREGFFRAAHGGTLFLDEVGEAPPEVQVMLLRVLETGELYPVGGSTPVAVDVRLLAATDADLDERIRDGRFKAPLLHRLAGYEVHVPPLRERREDLGRLFFHFAREELAALGEAHRLDNADAYAAPWLPAPLATRLVRFPWPGNIRQLRNLARQLVIGSRGEPTLQAEPRLEHELEVAAASTPGASVSSPEPVAEPRTPTTPRRKASQVTEQELLAALREHAWDLKATADSLGIPRPSLYDLIDKSPNLRTAGDLRSEEIAQAYEAHGGDLDAMARALEVSRKALGRRMKELGLTPRGE from the coding sequence ATGTCTCCGACGCTCGCCGATGTGTCCACCGCCGCCATGCCCCAACGCGGTGGAGGTCCGCAGGGGCCTCGCCTCGTGCCCGCGCTGACGCTCGTCTCCCATCCCGTGCCCGCGCGCGTCGGAGAGCGGCTCCGCATGGATGCGCTCGTGGCGGGGCGTGAGGTGGCGCTGTCTCGCAACGCCCCGGACTTCACGCGCCCCGGGTCCGTGCTGGGCCAGCCGCTGAACGACCCGTTCATCAGTCGCAAGCCGCTGACGCTCGCCCCGGGCTCGAAGCCGGGGAGCGTGCGGCTGACGTGTACGGAGGGTGGCGAGCGCGTGGTCATCGCCGGCTCGGCGCTGGAGGGCACCTGGGAGCTGTCCGAGGCGGAGCTCCTCCAGGGGGTGCCGCTGGAGCTGGGCGGGCGCGTGGTGGTGTTGCTCCACCTCATGGACGCGGCGGATGACTCGGCCACGGGGGACGCGCTCGGCATGGTGGGCGAGAGCACCGGGGTGCGCCGGCTGCGTCGACACATCGAGCGCGTGGCGGACCTGGATGTGCCCGTGCTCATCCGTGGCGAGACGGGGACGGGCAAGGAGCGCGTGGCCCAGGCCATCCACCAGCGCAGCCGTCGGCGCGAGGGCCGCTTCCTCAGCGTCAACCTGGGCGCCATCCCGAAGGAGCTGGCCGCGGCGGAGCTGTTCGGCACGCAGAAGGGTGCGTACACGGGCGCGGCGCAGAGCCGCGAGGGCTTCTTCCGCGCGGCGCATGGGGGCACGCTCTTCCTCGACGAAGTGGGCGAGGCGCCGCCCGAGGTGCAGGTGATGCTGCTGCGCGTGCTGGAGACGGGTGAGCTGTACCCCGTCGGAGGCAGCACGCCGGTGGCCGTGGACGTGCGACTGCTCGCCGCCACGGATGCGGACCTGGACGAGCGCATCCGCGATGGGCGCTTCAAGGCGCCGCTGCTGCACAGGCTCGCGGGCTACGAGGTGCATGTGCCTCCGCTGCGCGAGCGGCGTGAGGACCTGGGCCGGCTGTTCTTCCACTTCGCCCGTGAGGAGCTGGCGGCGCTGGGCGAGGCGCATCGGCTGGACAACGCGGACGCGTATGCGGCGCCGTGGCTGCCCGCGCCGCTGGCGACGCGGCTGGTGCGCTTCCCGTGGCCGGGCAACATCCGTCAGCTTCGCAACCTCGCGCGGCAGCTCGTCATCGGAAGTCGCGGTGAGCCGACGCTCCAGGCCGAGCCTCGGCTGGAGCATGAGCTGGAGGTGGCCGCGGCCTCGACCCCTGGCGCCTCGGTGTCTTCGCCCGAGCCCGTCGCGGAGCCTCGGACTCCGACGACACCGCGTCGCAAGGCTTCACAAGTGACGGAGCAGGAGCTGCTGGCCGCGCTGCGCGAACATGCGTGGGACCTGAAGGCCACCGCCGATTCGCTGGGCATTCCCAGACCGTCGCTCTACGACCTCATCGACAAGAGCCCGAACCTGCGCACCGCGGGCGACCTGCGCTCGGAGGAGATTGCCCAGGCGTACGAGGCACACGGCGGTGACCTGGACGCGATGGCCCGAGCGCTGGAGGTGTCTCGCAAGGCGCTGGGCCGGCGCATGAAGGAGCTGGGCCTGACGCCTCGCGGTGAGTGA
- a CDS encoding DUF4326 domain-containing protein translates to MTGARTQAVHVHDGCDVYVGRAFRAWAKPGPTNPVPGRFGNPFKPGGVGTPGAMWKKYFAPWVAELPGAEPQRIHEEALHRMGPDVDAFESFRWYLELRSRHDAAWREDVLALRGKRLGCWCKPGPCHADVLVSWLDSRSKR, encoded by the coding sequence ATGACCGGGGCGCGCACCCAGGCGGTCCATGTCCACGACGGCTGTGACGTGTACGTGGGCCGGGCCTTCCGCGCGTGGGCGAAGCCTGGCCCCACCAACCCCGTGCCCGGTCGCTTCGGCAACCCCTTCAAGCCCGGTGGCGTCGGCACCCCGGGCGCGATGTGGAAGAAGTACTTCGCCCCCTGGGTCGCCGAGCTGCCGGGCGCGGAGCCACAGCGCATCCACGAGGAGGCCCTCCACCGCATGGGGCCGGACGTGGACGCGTTCGAGTCCTTCCGCTGGTACCTGGAGCTGCGCTCCCGCCATGACGCCGCCTGGCGCGAGGACGTGCTCGCCCTGCGCGGCAAGCGCCTGGGCTGCTGGTGCAAGCCCGGCCCCTGTCACGCCGACGTGCTGGTGTCCTGGCTGGACTCGCGCTCGAAGCGCTGA